In the genome of Dyadobacter fermentans DSM 18053, the window CGAAGGCGTGAAGGTGGATAACAATCGGATCATGGACTGGGATAAGGTTTTTTGGGACCCGGAAAAAGAGCTCATTTGACATAAAAAATCCCGGCCTTCTTTCGAGGACCGGGATTTTTTATATACTCGGCAATCATTGCAGGGAGATCATTTTGGAGCTGCTGCTCTCGATATTTACCTCTTTCACCTTCTTGTCTTTCTTGTGCGAAAGCTCGAAATAGTATGTCCCGTCGCCCATTTCGTCGAGGTTGAAAATCCGGCGGTATTTCGTGTCGCGCTCATTGTACACCTCTGAATAATAGATTCTTCCGGCTTTGTCTTTCAGGACTACGCGGAGTCTTTCATTTTGACTTTTATCAACCGACAAGCGTACTTTATTGGTGTCGCTGATTTTGTACAGCGCTGCGTCGAAAGTGACGGCGGCCGTCTCTTTCTCTTCTTTGTTTTTCTTTTTGTCTGCCGCGAAAGATGTGAACGACAGTGTGAACGCGAAGGCGCTGGTCAGGATGGAAGCAATTGAAATTTTCATGGCTAATAAGTATTTAAAGTTTGGCTCTGTACAATCGCACAGTTGACTTTAAATAAAAAAAGGATGTGCCAATTTTGGTTTCTATGAACCAAAACACGGCACATCCGCACTTAATAACACTGATAATGAGTAGCTTACAATTACTTTCAAAAACTTTTCCTGCATTTACGTCCGGTTAGTAATCTGTTCAGAACCGAACATTTGTGCCTGAAACCGAACGCATTAAAACGGCACAGGAAGTTGCACGGGGTTTAAATTTTTCCTCTGCTTTCATTGGCGATTTTCTGGATCATCGGAAGCCTGCTGGCGGGGATCGGATGCCTGTAATCCCAGAATGCCGAAACGCACACGATCTTCCATTCTCCATTGATCTTTTCGAGCAGCCTTACCTCTTTGCTGTGGTGAAAATTCTTTTCGGATTTATCACTATTGAACTGATCCCAGGTCAGGTAGGCCACGTCGTCGTCGTAAAACTTGAAGATCATATTTTTTCGCTCCACGATGGGGTGACTGGAAACCGGCTCGGGGTTGGCCTGGATGTACTTGCCCACCTGCTTGTTGATATCCGCCCAACCTACATTGGAATCGAAAGTGCCGTCATCATTGCTCCAAGCCTGAAAGGCATAGTCGGTTTGCGCATAATTCGACTTCCAGGCATTGAAATCCCGGGCGAAAAACGACTTCGTTTCATTTTCTATAACTGCTTTAATGGCTTGTTTTTCCTTGTCGAGGTTTGCCTGACGGGCGGCTTCCTCCTCCGCGGCTTTGTCTTTGCACGAAACACACAGGACAATGCCTAGTAAAATGACTGACAGTGTTTTCATACTGCAAAAGTTTAGTTTGTTAAATAATTAACCCACTCAATCTTTCAATGAAACATCCATCAGGTGGCATGACGGGCACGCCTGATTTATCAGAAAGTTAATATTATTTTGGATATATACAAGAAAAATACCCGAGATTGTGTAACCGGTCCCGGGGAAAATGAATCTTAATTTTTACACCGTCCGCTAAGCCTGCGCAACATAGCGCCGGCCGTTCCGATCGTGCAGCAGCCAAAGACCTATGAAAGTAATTAACCCATTGATAATGAGCCTTTCAAACCCAAACTTATACCCATTGAACCACTCGGCCGAATGGTCATTGATCACGTAAGTAATCACTGGCGCGAGAATACAAACAATGGGAACGAACCGGTCCTTGACAGGCCTTTTCAGGAATGCGCCGAATGCGAATAGCCCCAGCAGCGGCCCATAAGTATAACCCGCCAGATCGAACACCGCCGTAATCACTTCCTTATTATTCATCCTGTTGAATATCAGGATTACCAGGTAGAAGATCACGGAAAAGCCGACGTGCACCCAGAACTTGATCGAAGCGCGTTTTTCTTCCGGACGCTTTTCAATATTCATGAAATCAATGCAGAAAGCGGTCGTAAGGGCGGTAAGCGCCGAATCGGAGCTGGCGTAGGTTGCGGCGGTAATGCCGAGCAGGAACGTGATGCCCACTACCAGCCCGAGGTGGTTCAATGCCAGCATCGGGTAAAAATCGTCGGTTTTCGTCGGCGCAGGGATGCCTTGCGCCTCTGCATATACGTAGAGCAGCGCACCAAGCGACAGGAACAGGAAGTTCACGATCACCAGCACCACCACAAACCAGAACATGTTTTTCTGCGCTTCGCCGATGTTTTTGCAAGTCAGGTTTTTCTGCATCAGGTCCTGATCCAGTCCCGTCATGACAATGGCGATGAAAACGCCCGCAAAAAACTGTTTGAAGAAGTTTTTGGGATCATTCGTATCCCAGTAAAATATTTGTGAATAGTCGCTTTTTTGAACGGTCGTCCAGATTCCGCCCAGGCCGTCGATGTTGAGCTCTTTGGAAACGAGTATGATCGTGAGGACCACCGCGGTAATGAGGAAAAATGTTTGCAGGGTATCCGTAACGATGATCGTTTTTACGCCTCCTTTGAAGGTATAAATCCAGATCAGGAAAATTGTAATGGCCACGGCAACTTCAAACGGAATGCCCAGCGGCTTGAACAATGCGAGTTGCAAAACCTGCGCGGCGACGTACAACCGCACCGCCGAACCGATGGTGCGCGAAAGCAGGAAAAACCCTGAACCCGTTTTGTACGACCAGAAACCAAAGCGCTGTTCGAGGTAGGAATAGATGGAAATGAGGTTGAGCCGGTAATAAAGCGGCATCAGCACCGTACCGATTACCAGGTAACCGAGAATGTACCCGATCACCACCTGAAAATACGAAAACTGGATATTCACCACTGCACCCGGCACCGAAACGAACGTGACCCCCGACAGCGAGGTGCCTATCATCCCGAACGCCACCAGGTACCACGGCGATTGCCGGTTGGCGGTGAAAAATGTGTTGGTATCCGCTCCCCTGGCCGTATAAATGGACACTGTGATTAGCATTCCAAAATAAACCACCAGGATCAGAAGGGATATGTAAGGGTTCATTAAAGTGGTTTTTGGGGATTCAGGAGTGGATTAAAAGGCGCTTAAAAGCTTCGGATAGTCTCCGTTTTTAATTAGATTTGCTAATCAAACAGAAATTTGATTGTTATGCAAGCGCTCACAGATACAGAGCTGGAGATTCTGGAAGAAACCGTAGCTACCGACATTAAAAAGCTCGTGATCTACAATGACGACGTGAATACCTTCGATTGGGTGATCGACACGCTAGTAGAAGTTTGTGGCCACACCAGCGAGCAAGCCGAACAATGTACGATCATTATCCATTACAAAGGCAAATGCTCCGTGAAAGAAGGGTCTTTTGAGGAGCTGGCCGGGATGCGGAACGAAATTTGCCGGAGAGGCATTTCAGCGGAGGTGCACTAAGCTGCCCAGCCACCGCAAAGCATCATCAACACTCAGCATCTTCTCATGAACTATCCCTCACGTCTTATTGAGGAAGCCGTAGCCGAAATATCCCGTCTCCCGGGAATAGGCAAAAAAACCGCATTGCGCCTGGCACTGCATTTGCTGAAAAGGGATGAAGAGCAAACGCGCTCGCTGTCCGATGCACTGCTGAACATGCGCACCAAAACCACCTACTGTTCCCGCTGCCACAACATCGCCGACGATACGCTTTGCAACATTTGCAGCAATAACAAGCGCGACCAAGCCACCATTTGCGTGGTGGTAGACACGCGCGACGTCCTGGCGATCGAATCCACGAACCAGTACCGGGGCCTTTATCACGTGCTCGGAGGCATTATTTCGCCTTTGGAGGGCATCGGCCCGTCGGATCTGGAAATCGATTCGCTGATGTCGAGGATAGAAAAAAAGGAAGGCGACGAGGCCGTTCGGGAAGTGATACTAGCGCTCAGCCCCACAATGGAAGGCGACACCACCGCATTTTACCTTCAAAAAAGGCTCAAAGCCCTGGGCGTAAAAATAAGCACTATCGCGAGAGGTATTCCCATAGGCGGCGACCTCGAATATGCGGACGAGATCACACTTGGCCGCAGCATTGTAAGCCGGGTGGCTTATGATTAACACTAAACACCTAATGTACTATTATGAATAGAACAGACTTTTTGCGGACACTCGCCGGCAGCGCACTCACTGTTGGCACATTGGCTGAACAATCATTTGCAGGAGTAGCGCAAACATCCGGCAGCATACTCGCGGAAACCGCTCCATTCAAGCAAGCCCCGCTTCCCTACGACTTCGGCGCATTGGAACCGAGCATCGACAAACTGACGATGGAAATCCACTACGGCAAGCACCATACTGCATACATCAAAAATCTGAACGACGCTGTAAAAGGCACCGAATGGGAGAAAAAGTCCCTCGAAGATATCATCAAAGGAGTGAGCAAAGCACCCGCGGCCATCCGCAACAACGGCGGCGGCCATTGGAACCACACTTTCTTCTGGGAAGTAATGGGCCCCAAAAAAGCAGCAGCCCCCAGCGGCGCCGTAGCCGACGCGATCAACGGTCAGTTCGGTTCATTTGAGAAATTCAAAGAAGAATTCGGCAAGGCGGCGGCTACCCGCTTCGGTTCGGGCTGGGCATGGCTGGTGGCCAAAGGCGGAAAACTCGCAGTAGGCTCCACGCCCAACCAAGACAACCCGCTCATGGACGTTTCCGATTTCAAAGGCACGCCCATTCTCGGCATTGATGTTTGGGAGCATGCCTATTACCTGCACTACCAAAACAAACGCCCGGATTATGTAAAGGCATTCTGGGATGTGGTGAACTGGGATAAAGTGGCAGAAAATTTGAAAAAAGCTAAATAGGGAAGAAGGAGAAAAGGGAGGATGGAAGAAAGGGAGGATGGAATGCTCTTAAGGCAACCCTTCCTCCCTTTTCTCCCTCCTCCCGTCTCCCTTAATTACAATACGCACCGATCACTTTGTAGGCTTGCTGATATCCCAGCTCTCCGGCTTTGCTCAAATCAAGGCAGCCGTCGTTGATTTCTCCCAGGCTATTTTTCACGATCCCCCTCAAATAATAAGCTTCGGGATAATCGGAGCGGAGTTTGATGGAGCTGGTGAAGTCCAGCACGGCGCCCATTTGGTCCCCCGCTGCCGAACGGATCATGGCGCGGGAGAAGTAGGCATTGGAATAGGTTGGACTGAGCTCCACGGCGATGGTAAGGTCGGCCAGCGCACCTTTTAATTCCCCTACTTTCGACTTCGCGATTGCGCGTGCATAATACGCTTCCGCGCGCTCGTTCGTGAGTTTGTCGATTTTAATGTTCGTCTGCACCTGGTCGCGCAGCTCGTCGAGTTTCTCTTTGTTGATCTTGCCAATGTAAGCGTTCTTTTTTGGGTCGCCGGTATAGGCATTTTTCACTTCAATGGCTTTCGACAGGTCGGCGATGGCACCGCGCGGGTCGTTGAGCTTTCCTTTTGCGAAGCCGCGGCCGTAGTAGGCATTATAGTTTTCGGCGTCGAGCTGGATGGTTTTGTCGTAATCGAGGATCGCGCCCTGGAAATCTTCCAGTTTGGTTTTGGCCAGGCCCCTGTTATTGTAGTATTCGCTGTCGTTGGGACTGAGTTCGATGGCGCGGGTGAAATCGGCGGCGGCACCCTGGTAATCGCCCAGTTCCAGCTTTGCGAGGCCTCTGCCGGCATAGGCACCTGTGCGTTTGGGACTTAGCTCAATTACCCTGGTAAAATCGGCGAGGCTGCCGGCATATTCCTGCAAATCCTGTTTGCAATTGCCTCTTGCATACAATGCCGCCAGCTCGTCGGGGTTCAGCGACAATGCATGGTCGAGGTCCACGAGCGCATTGCGGTGATTTTTCAGTTTAGCATAGCTCACGCCGCGGTTATAATAGGCTTTGGGCTCTTCCGGGTTCAGCTCGATGGCCTTGGAATAATCGTCAATGGCCGAACGGTAATCGTCCTGCAAACTTTTGCTCACACCACGGCTTTGATAATAAAGCGCTTCTTTCGGATTCAGCTCGATGGCCCTGTCGTAATCGCCCATCGCGCCGCGGTAATCTTTGAGATTGGCCTTGGCAAGCCCGCGGTTGAAATAGCTGGGCGCGTGGTCGGGATTCATGGAAATCACCGTGGTATATGCCTGCATGGCCCCATTGAAATCGCCTGTACCGGCTTTGGTATTACCGTCTTCGAAATACTCGGCTGCAGAACGTTGTGCAAAGGCGGGGCAATAGAAAGCAAGTGCAAGGAGAAATGAAATGCCAGTAAATTGAAGTCTCATGAAAGTAAACCTTTTCCTCAAATCAATGTTTTTTAAATAGTGTATAAAAGTATTCAAATTCCGAGTCAGCATCAAAAAAAGAAAAGCCCTATTTTTGGAATGGCTCCTATCCACATCCATTCACCAGAACTACACCAGTTATGTCTTCAACCACCAAAAAAGTATCGCTCGTTCTCCTGCTGCTGATGGCGGGTGCGGCTGTTTATTTTGTATTTTTCAAATCCCCTGC includes:
- a CDS encoding ATP-dependent Clp protease adaptor ClpS, translated to MQALTDTELEILEETVATDIKKLVIYNDDVNTFDWVIDTLVEVCGHTSEQAEQCTIIIHYKGKCSVKEGSFEELAGMRNEICRRGISAEVH
- a CDS encoding tetratricopeptide repeat protein, with product MRLQFTGISFLLALAFYCPAFAQRSAAEYFEDGNTKAGTGDFNGAMQAYTTVISMNPDHAPSYFNRGLAKANLKDYRGAMGDYDRAIELNPKEALYYQSRGVSKSLQDDYRSAIDDYSKAIELNPEEPKAYYNRGVSYAKLKNHRNALVDLDHALSLNPDELAALYARGNCKQDLQEYAGSLADFTRVIELSPKRTGAYAGRGLAKLELGDYQGAAADFTRAIELSPNDSEYYNNRGLAKTKLEDFQGAILDYDKTIQLDAENYNAYYGRGFAKGKLNDPRGAIADLSKAIEVKNAYTGDPKKNAYIGKINKEKLDELRDQVQTNIKIDKLTNERAEAYYARAIAKSKVGELKGALADLTIAVELSPTYSNAYFSRAMIRSAAGDQMGAVLDFTSSIKLRSDYPEAYYLRGIVKNSLGEINDGCLDLSKAGELGYQQAYKVIGAYCN
- the recR gene encoding recombination mediator RecR; the protein is MNYPSRLIEEAVAEISRLPGIGKKTALRLALHLLKRDEEQTRSLSDALLNMRTKTTYCSRCHNIADDTLCNICSNNKRDQATICVVVDTRDVLAIESTNQYRGLYHVLGGIISPLEGIGPSDLEIDSLMSRIEKKEGDEAVREVILALSPTMEGDTTAFYLQKRLKALGVKISTIARGIPIGGDLEYADEITLGRSIVSRVAYD
- a CDS encoding superoxide dismutase encodes the protein MNRTDFLRTLAGSALTVGTLAEQSFAGVAQTSGSILAETAPFKQAPLPYDFGALEPSIDKLTMEIHYGKHHTAYIKNLNDAVKGTEWEKKSLEDIIKGVSKAPAAIRNNGGGHWNHTFFWEVMGPKKAAAPSGAVADAINGQFGSFEKFKEEFGKAAATRFGSGWAWLVAKGGKLAVGSTPNQDNPLMDVSDFKGTPILGIDVWEHAYYLHYQNKRPDYVKAFWDVVNWDKVAENLKKAK
- a CDS encoding sodium:solute symporter — its product is MNPYISLLILVVYFGMLITVSIYTARGADTNTFFTANRQSPWYLVAFGMIGTSLSGVTFVSVPGAVVNIQFSYFQVVIGYILGYLVIGTVLMPLYYRLNLISIYSYLEQRFGFWSYKTGSGFFLLSRTIGSAVRLYVAAQVLQLALFKPLGIPFEVAVAITIFLIWIYTFKGGVKTIIVTDTLQTFFLITAVVLTIILVSKELNIDGLGGIWTTVQKSDYSQIFYWDTNDPKNFFKQFFAGVFIAIVMTGLDQDLMQKNLTCKNIGEAQKNMFWFVVVLVIVNFLFLSLGALLYVYAEAQGIPAPTKTDDFYPMLALNHLGLVVGITFLLGITAATYASSDSALTALTTAFCIDFMNIEKRPEEKRASIKFWVHVGFSVIFYLVILIFNRMNNKEVITAVFDLAGYTYGPLLGLFAFGAFLKRPVKDRFVPIVCILAPVITYVINDHSAEWFNGYKFGFERLIINGLITFIGLWLLHDRNGRRYVAQA